A region from the Triticum urartu cultivar G1812 chromosome 1, Tu2.1, whole genome shotgun sequence genome encodes:
- the LOC125547629 gene encoding CBL-interacting protein kinase 17-like isoform X1 has translation MGATGDSEVAAAEGAAAGCRARAALLGAYELGRTLGEGNFGKVKQARHRATGEHFAVKILDRGRVLSLRGADDQVRREIATLTMLAHPNVVRLHEVAASKTKIYMVLEFVNGGELFDRIAIKRKLSEREGRRLFQQLIDGVSYCHGKGVYHRDLKPENVLIDRKGNIKISDFGLSALPQHLGNDGLLHTTCGSPNYIAPEVLQNRGYDGSLSDIWSCGVILYIMLVGHLPFDDRNMVVLYQKIFKGDAQIPEWLSPSAQNLLRRILEPNPRKRINMAEIKMHEWFQKDYIPVAPYDDDDEDVRLGAILPIKQQISEAPGDKSTHQMNAFQLIGMASSLDLSGLFEEEGVSQRKIRFTSAHPPKDLFDKIEVSATQSGFHVQRAHSKLKITGNCNGPNNPTPFLVCAEVYIRRAEPFFCETRGKGNQWRSTVNICGAVSFSCPRFLCLAPLCMLWSLGSPMVTLQCTDSSAIGSRVIWGLTRLSGWARSSTTTSLASTAEQRHHWLPCDECCAVGTPTDMML, from the exons ATGGGGGCGACGGGCGACTCGGAAGTGGCGGCGGCggaaggggcggcggcggggtgccGCGCGCGGGCGGCGCTGCTGGGCGCGTACGAGCTGGGCCGCACGCTCGGGGAAGGCAACTTCGGCAAGGTGAAGCAGGCGCGGCACCGCGCCACCGGGGAGCACTTCGCCGTGAAGATCCTGGACCGCGGCAGGGTGCTCTCCCTCCGCGGCGCCGACGACCAGGTCCGCAGGGAGATCGCCACGCTCACCATGCTCGCGCACCCCAACGTCGTCCGCCTCCACGAG GTTGCTGCTAGCAAAACAAAGATCTATATGGTGCTTGAGTTTGTCAATGGAGGCGAACTTTTTGACAGGATT gcaataaagaGAAAGCTATCTGAACGAGAAGGAAGGAGGCTTTTCCAGCAGCTAATTGATGGTGTGAGCTATTGCCATGGAAAGGGTGTCTACCACAGGGACCTCAAG CCTGAAAACGTTCTTATTGACCGGAAAGGCAACATCAAGATCTCTGATTTTGGTCTCAGTGCTTTACCCCAACATCTCGGA AATGATGGATTGCTGCATACAACCTGTGGTAGCCCCAACTATATTGCTCCTGAG GTTCTGCAGAACAGAGGTTACGACGGATCATTGTCGGATATCTGGTCTTGTGGAGTAATTCTTTACATAATGCTCGTAGGACACCTACCGTTTGATGACCGAAATATGGTTGTTCTTTATCAGAAG ATTTTCAAGGGTGACGCTCAGATCCCGGAGTGGCTTTCTCCCAGTGCACAAAACCTTCTTCGGAGGATTCTTGAACCAAATCCGAGGAAGAGGATTAACATGGCAGAGATCAAAATGCACGAATGGTTTCAGAAGGACTATATTCCTGTTGCTccatatgatgatgatgatgaagatgtacGGCTTGGTGCAATTCTACCTATCAAACAG CAAATTAGTGAAGCACCCGGCGACAAGAGTACTCATCAGATGAACGCTTTTCAGCTGATCGGAATGGCATCTTCCCTTGATCTTTCAGGTTTATTTGAGGAAGAG GGAGTGTCCCAGAGAAAGATCAGGTTCACATCAGCACATCCACCGAAGGATTTGTTCGACAAGATTGAAGTGTCCGCGACGCAGTCAGGGTTCCATGTTCAGAGAGCACATAGCAAG CTCAAAATAACGGGCAATTGCAATGGACCGAACAACCCCACACCATTCTTAGTCTGTGCCGAGGTATATATTCGGCGAGCTGAACCTTTCTTCTGTGAAACGCGTGGGAAGGGTAACCAATGGAGATCAACTGTTAACATCTGTGGTGCTGTTTCTTTTTCTTGTCCCAGGTTTTTGTGCTTGGCCCCTCTCTGCATGTTGTGGAGCTTAGGAAGTCCCATGGTGACACTGCAGTGTACAGACAG CTCTGCGATAGGATCTCGAGTGATCTGGGGATTGACAAGACTTTCGGGATGGGCTCGCTCTTCGACGACAACCTCCCTGGCTTCGACAGCAGAGCAACGACACCACTGGTTGCCTTGTGATGAGTGTTGTGCTGTAGGTACCCCAACTGACATGATGTTGTAG
- the LOC125547629 gene encoding CBL-interacting protein kinase 17-like isoform X2, whose product MGATGDSEVAAAEGAAAGCRARAALLGAYELGRTLGEGNFGKVKQARHRATGEHFAVKILDRGRVLSLRGADDQVRREIATLTMLAHPNVVRLHEVAASKTKIYMVLEFVNGGELFDRIAIKRKLSEREGRRLFQQLIDGVSYCHGKGVYHRDLKPENVLIDRKGNIKISDFGLSALPQHLGNDGLLHTTCGSPNYIAPEVLQNRGYDGSLSDIWSCGVILYIMLVGHLPFDDRNMVVLYQKIFKGDAQIPEWLSPSAQNLLRRILEPNPRKRINMAEIKMHEWFQKDYIPVAPYDDDDEDVRLGAILPIKQQISEAPGDKSTHQMNAFQLIGMASSLDLSGLFEEEGVSQRKIRFTSAHPPKDLFDKIEVSATQSGFHVQRAHSKLKITGNCNGPNNPTPFLVCAEVFVLGPSLHVVELRKSHGDTAVYRQLCDRISSDLGIDKTFGMGSLFDDNLPGFDSRATTPLVAL is encoded by the exons ATGGGGGCGACGGGCGACTCGGAAGTGGCGGCGGCggaaggggcggcggcggggtgccGCGCGCGGGCGGCGCTGCTGGGCGCGTACGAGCTGGGCCGCACGCTCGGGGAAGGCAACTTCGGCAAGGTGAAGCAGGCGCGGCACCGCGCCACCGGGGAGCACTTCGCCGTGAAGATCCTGGACCGCGGCAGGGTGCTCTCCCTCCGCGGCGCCGACGACCAGGTCCGCAGGGAGATCGCCACGCTCACCATGCTCGCGCACCCCAACGTCGTCCGCCTCCACGAG GTTGCTGCTAGCAAAACAAAGATCTATATGGTGCTTGAGTTTGTCAATGGAGGCGAACTTTTTGACAGGATT gcaataaagaGAAAGCTATCTGAACGAGAAGGAAGGAGGCTTTTCCAGCAGCTAATTGATGGTGTGAGCTATTGCCATGGAAAGGGTGTCTACCACAGGGACCTCAAG CCTGAAAACGTTCTTATTGACCGGAAAGGCAACATCAAGATCTCTGATTTTGGTCTCAGTGCTTTACCCCAACATCTCGGA AATGATGGATTGCTGCATACAACCTGTGGTAGCCCCAACTATATTGCTCCTGAG GTTCTGCAGAACAGAGGTTACGACGGATCATTGTCGGATATCTGGTCTTGTGGAGTAATTCTTTACATAATGCTCGTAGGACACCTACCGTTTGATGACCGAAATATGGTTGTTCTTTATCAGAAG ATTTTCAAGGGTGACGCTCAGATCCCGGAGTGGCTTTCTCCCAGTGCACAAAACCTTCTTCGGAGGATTCTTGAACCAAATCCGAGGAAGAGGATTAACATGGCAGAGATCAAAATGCACGAATGGTTTCAGAAGGACTATATTCCTGTTGCTccatatgatgatgatgatgaagatgtacGGCTTGGTGCAATTCTACCTATCAAACAG CAAATTAGTGAAGCACCCGGCGACAAGAGTACTCATCAGATGAACGCTTTTCAGCTGATCGGAATGGCATCTTCCCTTGATCTTTCAGGTTTATTTGAGGAAGAG GGAGTGTCCCAGAGAAAGATCAGGTTCACATCAGCACATCCACCGAAGGATTTGTTCGACAAGATTGAAGTGTCCGCGACGCAGTCAGGGTTCCATGTTCAGAGAGCACATAGCAAG CTCAAAATAACGGGCAATTGCAATGGACCGAACAACCCCACACCATTCTTAGTCTGTGCCGAG GTTTTTGTGCTTGGCCCCTCTCTGCATGTTGTGGAGCTTAGGAAGTCCCATGGTGACACTGCAGTGTACAGACAG CTCTGCGATAGGATCTCGAGTGATCTGGGGATTGACAAGACTTTCGGGATGGGCTCGCTCTTCGACGACAACCTCCCTGGCTTCGACAGCAGAGCAACGACACCACTGGTTGCCTTGTGA